The Oryza glaberrima chromosome 5, OglaRS2, whole genome shotgun sequence DNA segment caggtgGGGACGGGGACGGCATTGCGACGGCGACGATCATGCTCCTCGGCGACACTTGTACCCGTGGTTGTCGATTCTGTGCCGTGAAAACCAGTAACAAGCCTCCGCCGCCCGATGCCCTGGAGCCTCTCAGGACAGCAGTGGCAGTTGCAAGTTGGGGGTACGATACACCGACGATTATTGCATTATTGGCATGTTGAGATGATAATGCAAAAGACTTTAGAACcgatgcttctttttttttttttttgcagcgtAGACTATGTTGTGCTGACAAGTGTTGATAGAGATGACCTTCCTGATGGTGGAAGTGGCCATTTTGCGCAAACAGTGAAGGCTCTAAAGGTTTGTCGGTCGCCATTCAGTTGTGCCACTAAATTGGTGGTTGTACTGTACTGAAGAAACTTTTAGCTTATCTTCAGGAATTGAAACCTGGTATACTGGTGGAGTGTCTAACTTCAGACTTTCGAGGTGACCTGGAGGCAGTTTCATCCTTGGCAAGCTCTGGTTTGGATGTGTTTGCACACAACATTGAAACTGTGAGGAGTCTGCAGAGAATAGTCAGAGATCCCCGAGCAGCGTAattctctctgtgtttttcATTACAGCCACAAAACACTGTATGGTTGCCTAGATGTTAAATCTGAAGTACTTCGTCATTAATACGCCCTCCAGAGCTCATGACACCCATACAGAGGCCCTGAGGTCCAGGATTGTCTTAGGCAGTTAGGCTATCCAATAATAATGACTGTTAACCTACCACATCTAATTTTGAAAACTGAGGTTGAGGGATAATCCTTGAAGAAACTATGTAAAATCTCTAATGTCATCATATTGACTCTTGGCAATGTAGTTATTATCTTATTTCCAGTTTATTATCTCGTTTCCACAGATACGATCAGAGTTTAGCTGTTCTGAAACATGCGAAAAATTGCAAAGATGGTATGGTAACGAAGTCCTCTATCATGCTTGGTCTAGGTGAGACAGATGAAGAGGTGAAGCAAACCATGTGTGATTTGAGGGCCATTGACGTTGATATTCTGACCTTGGGACAATATTTACAGGTTTGATCTTTGAGCAACTTTGCCAGCGCTTTTTATATCCTCCTGGACTtcctttgttcttgttgttgtATCATCCAATGCTCCTTGCTTATACAGCCAACAGAAAGACACTTGCGGGTCAGAGAATATGTGACTCCTGAGAAGTTTGATTTCTGGAAGGAGTATGGGGAATCTCTGGGTTTTCTTTATGTTGCTAGTGGACCTCTGGTAAGCTTCACATAAAATCTGCTATTCTTATAGATAAAATCTAATAATATGAGCAACAGTATTTAAAGAAAATGATAACTCTACTAATGGCCCTTGTTTTGAAAGGAATATTGCTACCGTCGTATTTGAACCATCTAGATCATGTATTTCCTGGTTATCCAGACAAtcttcaaaagagaaaaggccCTTCTCTTTTGTTGGTTGTTAACTTGGTAGTAGAATTTTATGCATATTTATCCTTGCTACTGTTGATGACTTCTCAGGTTCGATCTTCGTATCGTGCGGGAGAGCTCTTTGTGCAAAATTTGGTCAGACGTAAAAAAGCCGAGCTTGCACCTACTTTGCAGTAACCAAATAGGAGTATTACTACTATACATCTGATGGCCTGGTGCAGTTCTTTGATGAAAGTTTTGCATTGAAGTTGTGTGCTGATGACAGGAGTAAGGAGGTGGCACAATCGGGACCAAAGGCCTAGAGTGACATGCCTATAGGCGCTCGTTGTTCTAGCCATGCTGTGATATCTGCTGTagcctgtaaaaaaaaattgtttttcacTTTCTTACTCGGGCTGTCAAAAAAGTGTATGGAACCCAGATAAAATAATACCGAATGCTAAAATTCATGTTACTGCCCATGACGCTTCGTTATAACGCTAATGTATTCGCGTCCATTTTTTGGTGTATGCGAAAACAACTCAagttaaaaactgaaaaagaaaaaaaaaaagggcgcgGTCTTTTGGCTGATGATGACTGAATTAAAGTCTGTAATTTCTTCAGATCTAGCCGTTACTCTCCTGAAAGGAGCTGATTGGTTCGCGATCCTGAATTATACAATCATCGTAGTGTTTCCTGGTGAGTTGCTATCAAGATGTAGTAGCAACTGGCTGGCTTGCACGATGGACAATTTGTAATGGGATTTCTATCATTCCGCCAGATGTATAGCTTCGGTTTTCTTACTCAGCACAACGGGGTGGTGGCGCAGTTGGCTAGCGCGTAGGTCTCATAGCTAAAACGTGAGTTATCCTGAGGTCGAGAGTTCGAGCCTCTCTCACCCCACAAAATTTGGCCGAGTGATGATGAAATGCTCCGTGACCGATTGGGTCGTCACGAAACCATCTGATTCCCAGATGTCAAGAGCTATACTGAGCTCCggcctcttttttttattccattTTATTTTACGCGCCGCAACGCAACTTCCATGGACGCATCTGGACCACCGATTTCCAATCCAACGAACACTCtcgctgccgcggccgccgcctcctcgccccaTCCAGCACTCCACGCCCCTCGaatccatccgccgccgccgcgatgccgcctccgccgcacgcCGCTTTCCTCCTCCGGTCCCGGGGTCtactgcctcctctcctccgacgAAGCCCCAGCTccggcccgccgcctccgctcctccGCCCGACCAGGCAGCGCCGCGGCCTCTCCGTCCGCGCCTCCGCtgcggagctcgccgccggaggtTTGTCTGCACGTTCTCCTTTCTAAGCCGTGTGTTTGTCGTGAGTAGACTCGGTGTTTGCGTGTGAGCTTTGATGTTACAACACAGTGGAATGGCTGGGGTTCGTTGCAGTTGCAGGGGTGGAGGATGCGGTGGTGGGCTTCGTCACCGGCAAGCGGAAGGCCACCGAGTTAGCCCACGCGTAGGTACTAAACCCCCATTGTTGCGTAGCGTGTAAATTATCCCTTGTTTTTACCTTTGAGCCTAAAAAGTAATTAGTACTCCTATACTGCGTTAGTTACAATTTACAGTGTGTACTGGGCAAGTATGAAATgggaattttcttttcttttgacaGAATATGGAATGAAAGTTCTGTTAATGGGAAATGCTCTCTAGGATTCAACGGGAGATGTGTAAAAGAATACGTGTACACATTAGCTATTCACATTTTGTCTTTTGGTTTTCTCATTAGGGTGTGGAGAAGTATTGTTCGGAAAGGGGATACTGTGGTTGATGCCACATGCGGGAATGGCAATGATACATTCGCTATGCTTAAAATGGTAGCTGATGAAAGAGTACAAGGGCGTGTATATGGGTTGGACATTCAGGAGTCCGCGATAGCCAGCACTTCCTCTTTTCTGAAAATGGCCGTCAATAGCCATGAGGTATGCATTTGAAATAACTTCAAGGGAAGTGGAAACAAAGATTTTGCTGCTACATTGTGTTAGAAATTAACTCTCCTAGATAGGGGATacatttaattttctttctcGTTTCCAAAGATTAGCTTATTTATAAATGAGAATAAAAATGGACAGATAATGTTGTTGATAGATAGCAGAGAAAGATCTAACAATACTCATATATGCTGAgtctttttggtttttttatctctttgtgGTGTTATGGTCAGATCTTAGTATATAGAAACAAAGCATCATTGCCATATTCTCAGGAAATATCTGCAGTTTTGGGGTTGTTGCAATAACTTATCTTGGCTGCAGCTCGAACTTGTCAAGTTGTTTACAATCTGTCACAGTAGAATGGAGGAGGTCGTCCCAAAAGATTTCCCTGTCAGGTGAGTTCTGATTCACATTTATTCCTAGTTACCAACTCATTTGTTGACAGGATTCAGTAACAGTTTATTGTTGAAATTATTGGATCAAGTAATTAAGATCTTTGAAGTGTTGATTGAATTATTAATGGTTCTTTTATTTTCTAGGCTTGTAGCATTCAACTTGGGCTATCTTCCAGGAGgagaaaaaacaataatcaCTGTACCTAAGACGACTGAGCTAGCTTTGCAAGCTGCCAGTAGCATTGTCAGTTCTGGGGGACTCATAAGTGTCCTTGTCTACATTGGACATCCAGGTGGAAGGTACATGCGAATGCTAACAATGTGTCCATGTACAGTACATAGGGCTATCAACTGCTTGCTCGTTGTAAATT contains these protein-coding regions:
- the LOC127772760 gene encoding lipoyl synthase 2, chloroplastic, coding for MAAYCSRVYHHHPVSPSTMQGSLARPSIHAGSASLTFRARPNSVSIVRCDADSPPEGSAVAGWAPPGPYTGRDPAARKPAWLRQRAAQGEKYARLRESLGELKLNTVCVEAQCPNIGECWNGGGGAGGDGDGIATATIMLLGDTCTRGCRFCAVKTSNKPPPPDALEPLRTAVAVASWGVDYVVLTSVDRDDLPDGGSGHFAQTVKALKELKPGILVECLTSDFRGDLEAVSSLASSGLDVFAHNIETVRSLQRIVRDPRAAYDQSLAVLKHAKNCKDGMVTKSSIMLGLGETDEEVKQTMCDLRAIDVDILTLGQYLQPTERHLRVREYVTPEKFDFWKEYGESLGFLYVASGPLVRSSYRAGELFVQNLVRRKKAELAPTLQ
- the LOC127772624 gene encoding uncharacterized protein LOC127772624, which gives rise to MPPPPHAAFLLRSRGLLPPLLRRSPSSGPPPPLLRPTRQRRGLSVRASAAELAAGVAGVEDAVVGFVTGKRKATELAHAVWRSIVRKGDTVVDATCGNGNDTFAMLKMVADERVQGRVYGLDIQESAIASTSSFLKMAVNSHELELVKLFTICHSRMEEVVPKDFPVRLVAFNLGYLPGGEKTIITVPKTTELALQAASSIVSSGGLISVLVYIGHPGGRDELDVVESFASSLPIDTWMSCKFEMLNRPAAPVLILLYKK